One region of Gigantopelta aegis isolate Gae_Host chromosome 7, Gae_host_genome, whole genome shotgun sequence genomic DNA includes:
- the LOC121377300 gene encoding cholecystokinin receptor type A-like — translation MPAVKYMLYVGLTNTSENDTTHTINAEEYLHSLNKEFELTVLPAIVFLAAITVVGFIGNIIVCYIYLAKFKVSTTRCFVVTLAFFDLLTCCVAIPGQLADLSQNYTFKNVKLCKAQIFCNAFTIMTSAAVLVAIATDRYKKICKPLAKQMSINWAKVAVGLSCAMAMLFAWPNFVLYGPRTVLTKYSNINGTDCSTDDRFIGTIYPLLYNGILFLLFVIAVSVMVVLYLHIWRTVSKRVGLHEPKAELATNTQMRQRVRYLKVSEESNDLTPTINTRLNEPITDSVTNECDGKTSTLDTKGPAVQTGKSARVQQARKTTFMLFLITLVFVLSFLPHLGLMAARGIHNVMFDSLSPGATAAYNFFLRSYFINSASNPIIYGFCNLRFRMECKALLVKIFHI, via the coding sequence ATGCCTGCTGTAAAGTACATGCTCTATGTGGGTCTCACCAACACATCTGAAAATGACACTACGCATACGATAAACGCGGAGGAATATCTTCATTCACTGAACAAGGAGTTCGAGCTGACGGTCCTCCCTGCTATAGTGTTTCTGGCCGCCATCACGGTCGTCGGTTTCATCGGTAACATCATCGTCTGCTACATCTACCTGGCGAAGTTCAAGGTCAGCACTACGCGCTGTTTCGTCGTGACTCTCGCGTTCTTTGACCTTCTGACCTGTTGCGTCGCGATTCCCGGACAACTTGCAGACTTGAGTCAAAACTACACTTTCAAAAACGTCAAACTATGCAAAGCGCAGATTTTCTGTAACGCTTTCACTATCATGACATCTGCGGCAGTTCTCGTCGCCATAGCAACGGACAGATACAAGAAAATCTGCAAGCCTCTCGCCAAACAGATGTCCATAAACTGGGCCAAGGTCGCCGTCGGGTTGAGTTGTGCGATGGCAATGTTGTTCGCGTGGCCCAATTTTGTTCTGTACGGACCGCGAACAGTTTTGACGAAATATTCCAATATTAACGGAACCGACTGCTCCACGGACGATCGATTCATCGGAACGATTTACCCGCTTCTGTATAACGGGATCCTGTTCCTTCTGTTTGTCATAGCTGTGTCTGTGATGGTTGTGCTCTACCTCCACATATGGCGGACTGTCTCAAAACGTGTGGGGTTACACGAACCGAAAGCGGAACTCGCCACAAACACACAGATGCGGCAGAGAGTTCGCTACCTTAAAGTCTCAGAGGAGAGCAATGACCTTACGCCTACCATCAACACGCGGCTCAACGAACCAATCACAGACTCCGTTACAAATGAATGCGATGGCAAGACGTCAACGCTGGACACGAAAGGACCAGCGGTCCAGACGGGGAAATCCGCGCGAGTACAGCAGGCCAGAAAAACGACGTTCATGCTGTTTCTGATCACGCTGGTGTTCGTGCTCAGCTTTCTCCCTCACTTGGGACTGATGGCGGCTCGAGGGATCCACAACGTCATGTTCGACAGCTTGAGTCCGGGGGCGACCGCCGCCTACAACTTCTTCCTGAGGTCCTACTTCATCAACAGCGCATCCAACCCCATCATTTACGGATTCTGCAATCTGAGATTTAGGATGGAGTGCAAGGCTCTGCTTGTAAAAATCTTCCACATATGA
- the LOC121377536 gene encoding gastrin/cholecystokinin type B receptor-like: MPAVKYMIYVGLTNTSGKDTTQTINADEYLHSLNDKFELTILTAIVFLAAIMVVGSVGNIIVCYIYLTKFKVTTTRCFVVTLAFFDLLTCCVAIPGELVDFSQNYTFKNVKLCKALSFCNAFTTMTSAAVLVAIASDRYKKICKPLAKQMSINWAKVAVGLSCAMAVLFAWPNFVLYGPRTVLTKYSNINGTDCSTDDRFIGTIYPLLYNGILFLLFVTAVSVMVVLYLHIWRTVLKRVGLHEPKAKLATNTQMRQRVRYLKDSGESNDLTPTINTRLNEPITDFVTNECDGKTSTLDTKEPAVKTGKSARVQQARKTTFMLFLITLVFVLSFLPHLGLMAARGIHKVMFDSLSPGATAAYNFFLRSYFINSASNPIIYGFCNLRFRDQCKALLVKIFHTGQT, translated from the coding sequence ATGCCTGCAGTAAAGTACATGATCTATGTGGGACTCACCAACACATCTGGAAAGGACACTACGCAGACGATAAACGCGGACGAATATCTTCATTCATTGAACGACAAGTTCGAGCTGACGATCCTCACTGCTATAGTGTTTCTGGCCGCCATCATGGTCGTCGGTTCCGTCGGTAACATCATCGTGTGCTACATCTACCTGACGAAGTTCAAGGTCACCACTACGCGGTGTTTCGTCGTGACCCTTGCGTTCTTTGACCTTCTGACCTGCTGCGTCGCGATTCCTGGAGAACTTGTAGACTTCAGTCAAAACTACACTTTCAAAAACGTCAAACTGTGCAAAGCGCTGAGTTTCTGTAACGCTTTCACCACCATGACATCTGCGGCAGTTCTCGTCGCCATAGCATCGGACAGATACAAGAAAATCTGCAAGCCTCTCGCCAAACAGATGTCCATAAACTGGGCCAAGGTCGCCGTCGGGTTGAGTTGTGCGATGGCAGTGTTGTTCGCGTGGCCCAATTTTGTTCTGTACGGACCGAGAACAGTTTTGACGAAATATTCCAATATTAACGGAACCGACTGCTCCACGGACGATCGATTCATCGGAACGATTTACCCGCTTCTGTATAACGGGATCCTGTTCCTTCTGTTTGTCACAGCTGTGTCTGTGATGGTTGTACTCTACCTCCACATATGGCGGACTGTCTTAAAACGTGTGGGGTTACACGAACCGAAAGCGAAACTCGCCACCAACACACAGATGCGGCAGAGAGTTCGCTACCTTAAAGACTCAGGGGAGAGCAATGACCTTACGCCTACCATCAACACGCGGCTCAACGAACCAATCACAGACTTCGTTACAAACGAATGCGATGGCAAGACGTCAACGCTGGACACAAAAGAACCAGCGGTCAAGACGGGGAAATCCGCGCGAGTACAGCAGGCCAGAAAAACGACGTTCATGCTGTTTCTGATCACGCTGGTGTTCGTGCTGAGTTTTCTGCCCCACCTGGGACTGATGGCGGCTCGAGGGATCCACAAGGTAATGTTCGACAGCTTGAGTCCGGGGGCGACCGCCGCCTACAACTTCTTCCTGAGGTCCTACTTCATCAACAGCGCATCCAACCCCATCATTTACGGCTTCTGCAATCTGAGGTTTAGAGACCAGTGCAAGGCTCTGCTTGTAAAAATCTTCCACACAGGACAGACATGA